In Thermococcus camini, a genomic segment contains:
- a CDS encoding 6-pyruvoyl trahydropterin synthase family protein: MGFHVTERKIGWHKDFDSSHFLALPYESKCLRIHGHTYNVDVEIWGDLNENGMIFDFNHLSRLIKLLDHRIIVSESWVVERKEDIIVIEKNGKRIELPADEAVILDKPNVTAEFIAEWFAERIAEKAGDNVEKIRVKIWEDPRSYAEVTLEK, encoded by the coding sequence ATGGGGTTTCACGTGACCGAGAGGAAGATAGGATGGCACAAAGACTTTGACAGCTCGCATTTCCTTGCCCTGCCCTACGAGAGCAAGTGCCTCCGGATACACGGGCACACTTACAACGTGGACGTCGAGATATGGGGTGACCTCAATGAGAACGGCATGATATTTGACTTCAACCACCTCAGCAGGCTTATCAAGCTCCTCGACCACAGGATCATCGTGAGCGAGAGCTGGGTGGTGGAGAGGAAGGAGGACATTATTGTCATAGAAAAGAATGGAAAACGTATAGAACTGCCCGCCGATGAGGCAGTTATTCTGGATAAGCCCAACGTTACGGCAGAGTTCATAGCGGAGTGGTTCGCGGAGAGAATAGCGGAGAAGGCGGGAGACAACGTGGAGAAAATCCGTGTAAAAATCTGGGAAGACCCGCGGAGCTACGCCGAGGTAACCCTTGAGAAGTGA
- a CDS encoding DUF134 domain-containing protein: protein MPMGMGPGWGRGRGRRRKLRMIGFVPEVRHFYPALPPMGQPKPPIFMTYEEFEALRLVDHEGLTQEEAGKRMGVSRGTVWRALSSARKKVAQMLVEGRELIILPQGNEVPKTPGEEEL from the coding sequence ATGCCGATGGGAATGGGACCCGGCTGGGGCCGTGGAAGGGGAAGGAGAAGGAAGCTGAGGATGATAGGATTCGTCCCGGAGGTTAGACATTTCTATCCCGCGTTGCCCCCGATGGGCCAGCCCAAGCCACCGATTTTCATGACCTACGAAGAATTTGAGGCTCTCAGGCTGGTGGATCACGAAGGGCTGACACAGGAAGAAGCTGGAAAGAGGATGGGAGTTTCCCGAGGCACTGTGTGGAGGGCGCTGAGCTCCGCAAGGAAAAAAGTGGCCCAGATGCTGGTTGAGGGAAGGGAACTTATAATTTTACCCCAGGGAAACGAGGTCCCAAAAACTCCTGGCGAGGAAGAGTTATAG
- the purB gene encoding adenylosuccinate lyase → MAVHPIDYRYGSEEMRRIWDEENKLQKLLDVEAALARAHAKVGNIPEDSARVISERANTKWVKVERVKEIEAEIHHDIMAVVKALSEVCGEHGKYVHLGATSNDIIDTANALLIKESLEIVKNDLKEIRSILKNLAGEHKYTVCIGRTHGQHAVPTTYGMKFAIWLDEIQRHIDRIDELKERVLVGQMSGAVGTMASFGSKGLEIQRLVMEDLGLKPARISNQIIQRDVYAELMMVLALIASTLDKIALEIRNLQRTEILEISEPFGKKQVGSSTMPHKRNPIRSEKVSGLARVLYSNVIPALLNNPLWHERDLTNSSVERVILPESFVLLDEMLKSMKKVLSGLKFFPKNIKSNLYMTNNLIMAEPLMLKLTEKGMGRQEAHELVRQLAMKAFYENRDLIDVAMGNKDVRKFLTEEDFESLKPENYIGMAPRIVDNVIAWIEEKERKEGR, encoded by the coding sequence ATGGCCGTTCATCCGATTGACTACCGCTACGGGAGCGAGGAAATGAGACGCATCTGGGATGAGGAGAATAAACTCCAAAAACTTCTCGACGTTGAGGCGGCTCTGGCAAGGGCCCATGCAAAGGTTGGAAACATACCCGAGGATAGTGCCCGCGTCATCTCCGAGAGGGCCAACACGAAGTGGGTCAAAGTGGAGCGTGTCAAGGAGATAGAGGCCGAGATACACCACGACATAATGGCCGTCGTCAAGGCCCTTAGCGAGGTCTGCGGCGAGCACGGCAAGTACGTTCACCTCGGCGCCACCTCCAATGACATAATAGACACAGCCAACGCCCTCCTCATAAAGGAGAGCCTGGAGATAGTGAAGAACGACCTCAAGGAGATACGTTCGATCCTCAAGAACCTCGCCGGGGAGCACAAGTACACCGTCTGCATCGGAAGAACCCATGGTCAGCACGCGGTCCCAACGACCTACGGCATGAAGTTCGCGATATGGCTGGATGAGATACAGAGACACATAGACAGAATAGATGAGCTGAAGGAAAGAGTCTTAGTTGGCCAGATGAGCGGCGCCGTCGGCACCATGGCGAGCTTTGGGAGTAAGGGGCTTGAGATACAGCGCCTCGTCATGGAAGACCTCGGCTTAAAACCCGCCAGGATAAGCAACCAGATAATCCAGCGCGATGTCTATGCAGAACTCATGATGGTTCTGGCACTCATAGCCTCAACCCTTGACAAGATTGCCCTGGAGATAAGGAACCTCCAGAGGACCGAGATACTTGAAATCAGCGAGCCCTTTGGGAAAAAACAGGTGGGCTCTTCAACAATGCCCCACAAGAGGAACCCCATACGGAGCGAGAAGGTGAGCGGCCTGGCGAGGGTTCTCTACTCCAACGTCATTCCTGCACTGCTCAACAACCCCCTATGGCACGAGAGGGACCTCACAAATTCCTCCGTTGAAAGGGTCATCCTCCCTGAGAGCTTTGTCCTGCTTGACGAGATGCTCAAGAGCATGAAGAAGGTTCTCTCCGGGCTGAAGTTCTTTCCGAAGAACATTAAGAGTAACCTCTACATGACCAACAACCTCATCATGGCCGAGCCGTTGATGCTGAAGCTGACGGAGAAAGGGATGGGGCGGCAGGAGGCGCACGAGCTCGTCAGGCAACTGGCAATGAAGGCGTTCTACGAGAACAGGGACCTGATAGATGTTGCCATGGGAAACAAAGATGTGAGGAAGTTTTTAACTGAAGAAGACTTTGAGAGCCTGAAGCCGGAGAACTACATAGGCATGGCACCGCGGATAGTCGACAACGTAATCGCGTGGATAGAGGAAAAAGAGCGAAAAGAAGGGCGGTGA
- the albA gene encoding DNA-binding protein Alba, protein MAEEHVVYIGKKPVMNYVLAVITQFNEGAKEVSVKARGRAISRAVDVAEIVRNRFLPEVRVKEIRIGTEELPTADGRTANTSTIEIVMEKP, encoded by the coding sequence ATGGCTGAGGAGCACGTCGTCTACATTGGAAAGAAGCCGGTTATGAACTACGTCCTCGCTGTGATAACCCAGTTCAACGAGGGCGCCAAGGAGGTCAGCGTCAAGGCTCGCGGTAGGGCCATCAGCAGGGCCGTCGATGTCGCCGAGATCGTCAGGAACAGGTTCCTCCCAGAGGTCAGGGTCAAGGAGATCAGGATCGGCACCGAGGAGCTCCCGACCGCCGACGGCAGGACCGCCAACACCTCGACCATAGAGATCGTTATGGAGAAGCCGTGA
- a CDS encoding ArsR/SmtB family transcription factor has protein sequence MDYETIDIHDERAKELAQILMNDKAIAILHLVEDRALSISEISRELSLPISTVSYHIDKMLKVGLIEVAGKKYGKRLQEVKLYRASNRPILLVPRRNIAKVRKKAVMSFEKLHVISLGLAGLVAVGVYAAARNVLAPTNSGGTTGPITKSAADNVSMMVASERAIVPSATNTSTESVLHAIHSTVPRSGLETHATAVPVGLAIVAFILTFLLISYIMKRRS, from the coding sequence TTGGACTATGAGACAATAGACATACACGACGAAAGGGCCAAGGAGCTTGCTCAGATTCTGATGAACGACAAGGCCATAGCTATCCTGCATCTTGTGGAAGATCGGGCGCTGTCAATAAGCGAGATATCGCGCGAGCTGAGCCTTCCCATCTCCACGGTCTCATACCACATAGACAAAATGCTCAAGGTCGGCCTCATCGAGGTGGCGGGGAAGAAGTACGGGAAGAGGCTCCAGGAGGTCAAGCTCTACCGCGCCTCCAACAGGCCCATACTTCTCGTACCCCGCAGGAACATTGCAAAGGTGAGGAAGAAAGCCGTCATGAGCTTTGAGAAGCTACACGTTATAAGCCTGGGCCTCGCCGGGCTGGTGGCGGTCGGGGTGTACGCCGCGGCGCGGAACGTACTCGCCCCCACGAATTCCGGCGGCACAACCGGGCCAATCACTAAGTCCGCGGCGGACAACGTCTCGATGATGGTGGCATCCGAAAGGGCCATCGTTCCCTCGGCAACGAACACGAGTACCGAATCCGTGCTCCATGCGATTCACTCCACGGTGCCCCGTTCAGGTCTTGAAACCCATGCGACGGCCGTTCCGGTGGGCTTGGCCATTGTCGCGTTCATCTTAACGTTTCTCCTGATTTCGTACATTATGAAGCGCAGGAGTTGA
- a CDS encoding CBS domain-containing protein: MAPRIAVGQVVKRKAVIVKPDDTVHRVAKILSKNKVGSAVVVKGDEVIGIITDRDILDKVVAKGRDPKTVKVEEVMTKNPITIEDDYEVQDAIDKMMDKGIRRLLVTRLGRPIGFVTAADLLAALNAYNSESEEETSEETEVYGICELCGQYGPLYKVYIEGGEKWICESCKDSLNL, encoded by the coding sequence ATGGCACCTAGGATAGCCGTGGGACAAGTGGTTAAGAGGAAGGCAGTCATTGTCAAGCCGGACGATACCGTCCACAGGGTCGCCAAGATTCTCTCAAAGAACAAGGTGGGAAGCGCGGTTGTTGTTAAAGGTGACGAGGTCATTGGAATAATAACCGACCGTGATATACTCGACAAGGTCGTTGCGAAGGGAAGGGACCCCAAGACGGTCAAGGTCGAGGAGGTCATGACGAAGAACCCGATAACCATCGAGGACGACTACGAGGTTCAGGACGCGATCGACAAGATGATGGACAAGGGCATCAGGAGGCTTCTCGTTACCAGACTGGGAAGGCCGATAGGCTTCGTCACCGCGGCAGACCTTCTAGCTGCGCTCAACGCGTACAACAGTGAAAGTGAGGAGGAGACCAGCGAGGAGACCGAGGTCTACGGCATCTGCGAGCTCTGCGGTCAGTACGGCCCGCTCTACAAGGTCTACATCGAGGGCGGCGAGAAGTGGATATGCGAGAGCTGCAAGGACAGCCTCAATCTCTGA
- a CDS encoding NTPase: MTLRIFVTGPAGVGKTTLVERVAKEVDRWGYLVGGMITREVRRGGRRVGFRITALDTGEEGTLASVRGTSHLPGVPFGKYVVHVDEINRVGVSAIKRALVEADLIVIDEIGPMEYKSDEFIRVVGEVLRSEKPLLAVVHRKMADKFRPRGKLYTLSVENRNRAFAEVMDEVMKELKGVRD, translated from the coding sequence ATGACGCTGAGAATATTCGTGACCGGTCCGGCGGGAGTCGGGAAGACAACGCTCGTGGAGCGGGTTGCTAAAGAAGTCGATCGCTGGGGCTATCTCGTCGGCGGAATGATCACGAGAGAAGTGCGGAGGGGAGGAAGGCGCGTGGGATTCAGGATTACGGCCCTCGACACCGGGGAAGAGGGAACCCTGGCCAGCGTTAGGGGAACCTCACACCTCCCAGGGGTTCCCTTCGGGAAGTACGTCGTCCATGTTGACGAAATAAACCGTGTCGGTGTTTCGGCGATAAAACGCGCCCTGGTTGAGGCCGATCTGATAGTCATAGACGAAATCGGCCCGATGGAGTACAAGAGCGACGAGTTCATCCGCGTTGTGGGGGAAGTTCTGAGGTCAGAAAAGCCCCTTCTGGCAGTTGTCCACAGGAAGATGGCTGACAAGTTCCGCCCCCGTGGAAAGCTCTACACGCTGAGCGTCGAGAACAGAAACAGAGCCTTCGCTGAGGTAATGGACGAAGTTATGAAAGAACTGAAGGGAGTCAGAGATTGA
- the mtnA gene encoding S-methyl-5-thioribose-1-phosphate isomerase gives MEVRYRPEELTRLPRSVRYEKGKVIMIDQTLLPGEFKTIELGTVDQVAEAIVTMKVRGAPAIGASAAFGLALYADTTKAKTKDELMDGFYSAYDRLKNTRPTAVNLFWALNRIKKLVEENLESPLDEIKRLIVAEAQKIADEDVEANLRMGHYGAEALPEGNVLTHCNAGSLATVQLGTVGAVLRVMHRDGNLKLLWVDETRPVLQGARLSAWEYHYDGVPLKLITDNMAGFVMAQGKVDAIIVGADRIVANGDFANKIGTYTLAVLAKEHGIPFFTVAPLSTIDMSLKSGKEIPIEERKPEEVLTCGGCKIAPDVDVYNPAFDVTPHKYLTGIITDRGVVYPPFERNLKRLFKEEP, from the coding sequence GTGGAGGTAAGGTATAGGCCCGAGGAACTCACGAGGCTTCCGAGGAGCGTGAGGTATGAGAAGGGAAAGGTCATCATGATCGACCAGACCCTTTTGCCGGGGGAGTTCAAGACGATAGAGCTGGGAACCGTTGACCAAGTCGCGGAAGCGATAGTCACGATGAAGGTCCGCGGTGCTCCTGCTATAGGTGCTTCCGCCGCCTTTGGTTTAGCTCTCTACGCGGACACGACGAAGGCCAAAACCAAGGACGAGCTCATGGACGGATTTTACTCGGCCTACGACAGGCTCAAGAACACGAGACCGACGGCTGTGAACCTCTTCTGGGCCCTCAACAGGATAAAGAAGCTCGTGGAGGAAAACCTTGAAAGCCCGCTCGACGAGATTAAGAGGCTTATCGTCGCGGAGGCGCAGAAGATAGCGGATGAAGACGTTGAGGCCAACCTCAGAATGGGGCACTACGGAGCCGAAGCCCTGCCTGAGGGGAACGTTCTCACCCACTGCAACGCGGGAAGCTTGGCGACCGTCCAGCTCGGAACCGTTGGCGCTGTTTTAAGGGTCATGCACCGGGACGGAAACCTGAAGCTCCTCTGGGTGGATGAGACGAGGCCGGTTCTTCAGGGCGCGAGGCTTTCCGCGTGGGAGTACCACTACGACGGGGTTCCGCTAAAGCTGATAACCGACAACATGGCCGGCTTTGTGATGGCTCAAGGCAAAGTCGATGCGATAATAGTTGGTGCCGACAGGATTGTAGCGAACGGCGACTTCGCCAACAAGATAGGCACCTACACTTTGGCAGTTTTGGCGAAGGAGCACGGGATACCGTTCTTCACGGTCGCGCCGCTGTCAACGATTGACATGAGCCTTAAGAGCGGAAAGGAGATACCCATAGAGGAAAGGAAACCGGAAGAAGTTCTCACCTGCGGTGGCTGCAAGATTGCCCCCGATGTGGACGTCTACAACCCGGCCTTCGACGTCACGCCCCACAAGTATCTCACTGGAATAATAACCGACAGGGGCGTCGTTTATCCACCATTCGAGAGGAATTTGAAGAGGCTGTTCAAGGAAGAACCGTGA
- a CDS encoding HincII family type II restriction endonuclease yields the protein MRGIRDLNILKDYVHDALKQEIQNGNDKIYIGRRASGSASGLPFEEWTKEAIENYARRNNIQIRVFLQEEFLREVVDELKNRGYTTPQRIENFLYENTWWGLRPSSQGQHYFFSKGQLEDAIAGRDVRAYQQSIADLVVFYGDDLIADINKIVAINVKSHDLGKKSRHPNIVSAKRLLEYFNDILDKNPSYLDDFELWFIGIYYERRDSYAYLSQNEVYLRDLFKLKISEIPVINFDAAIQLQWHIKEMEEYQSQTKEDFIKNLAVETQKRWKEFSEKRTEVIDDLVGSILEKL from the coding sequence ATGAGAGGTATACGGGATCTCAATATACTTAAAGACTACGTTCATGACGCTCTAAAACAAGAAATACAAAATGGGAATGATAAAATATACATAGGACGGAGAGCTAGTGGCAGTGCGAGTGGTTTACCCTTCGAAGAGTGGACAAAAGAAGCGATTGAAAACTATGCCAGAAGGAACAACATACAGATCAGGGTGTTTCTTCAGGAGGAATTTCTAAGGGAGGTGGTGGATGAGCTTAAGAATAGGGGATACACCACACCTCAGCGCATTGAGAACTTTCTTTATGAAAATACCTGGTGGGGGCTGAGACCTTCCTCACAGGGACAACACTACTTCTTCTCAAAGGGACAGCTGGAGGATGCAATAGCTGGTCGGGATGTGAGAGCATATCAGCAGAGTATTGCTGATTTGGTAGTCTTCTATGGAGACGACCTGATTGCAGATATAAATAAGATCGTTGCCATAAATGTGAAGTCTCACGATCTTGGGAAGAAGAGTAGGCATCCGAACATTGTTTCAGCGAAGCGCCTTCTGGAGTACTTTAACGACATACTCGATAAGAACCCTAGCTATCTCGACGATTTTGAACTGTGGTTTATTGGGATATATTACGAGAGAAGAGATTCATATGCATATCTCTCACAAAACGAAGTTTATCTAAGGGACTTATTCAAATTGAAAATATCTGAAATACCAGTGATCAACTTCGATGCGGCAATCCAACTGCAGTGGCACATTAAGGAAATGGAAGAATACCAATCTCAAACAAAAGAAGATTTTATTAAAAATCTGGCGGTTGAAACACAGAAACGGTGGAAGGAGTTCTCAGAGAAGCGGACGGAAGTAATCGACGATTTGGTCGGCAGTATATTGGAGAAGTTATAA
- a CDS encoding Eco57I restriction-modification methylase domain-containing protein, whose protein sequence is MIKSKDKNITIKRTKLYGQYFTPKNVADFMVSLISHPKDAKVLEPSAGEGIFIKSLWEAGFRDIVAYEIDKTLPNKSPVLMKYRNFLEVPAREKFDVVIGNPPYVRWKNIPEEWRNMFKTSPYWDKIINGLGDLTYAFIYHSVNMLKPGGELIFITPVFWTETVHGKRLREYLMKHGDLELLINFNEMRIFPKVSSTIIIFKYVKERRNRPVKIVNLHTKEKLAPKHLKKVRELLGRLEGCNGGYIREGIYEAYIHDQFEDGEPWKPLPPNNSNPLIRLETERPEILTPLGEMADIGNGMVSGLDKAFVLNPDELRTLTPEEKKRIILVYKAKTLNRVIPEKPPVPYIYANDIEEESVFKRLCPNFYAHLLPYKDKLLARYNYGRDIPWWHWVFPRNKHLFENHNEKILIPSKERYDSRGYFRFTYIHDTEDERYYATQDVTVIVLKDGVKESTKYVVGLLNSSVYQDYILHKGFSRGGVYDFSERPLAIIPIIRIDFSNEEEVRIHDEIVATVEKIIKTKKPSEYISRIDECVTELIRTKEKM, encoded by the coding sequence ATGATAAAATCAAAAGATAAAAATATAACTATAAAAAGAACTAAATTGTATGGCCAGTATTTCACTCCAAAAAATGTTGCTGACTTTATGGTTTCTTTGATCTCTCATCCCAAAGATGCCAAAGTGCTCGAACCAAGTGCTGGAGAGGGAATTTTCATCAAAAGTCTGTGGGAAGCGGGTTTCAGGGACATTGTAGCATATGAGATTGATAAGACACTTCCAAACAAATCGCCTGTACTAATGAAGTATCGCAACTTCCTCGAAGTCCCTGCGAGAGAAAAGTTCGATGTCGTTATTGGCAATCCTCCGTATGTAAGATGGAAGAACATACCAGAGGAATGGAGAAATATGTTCAAAACGAGCCCATACTGGGATAAAATCATAAACGGCCTAGGAGACCTCACTTATGCCTTCATATATCACTCAGTAAATATGCTGAAACCAGGTGGGGAGCTTATTTTCATTACCCCAGTCTTTTGGACAGAGACTGTTCACGGGAAACGGTTGAGAGAATACCTTATGAAGCACGGAGACCTCGAGCTTCTGATAAACTTTAATGAGATGAGGATATTCCCTAAAGTCTCTTCAACGATTATCATATTCAAATATGTAAAAGAAAGAAGAAACAGGCCTGTTAAGATAGTGAACCTCCACACGAAAGAGAAACTGGCGCCGAAACATCTCAAAAAGGTGCGGGAATTGTTGGGGAGACTTGAGGGTTGCAATGGAGGCTACATACGGGAAGGCATCTATGAAGCATATATACACGATCAATTCGAAGATGGCGAACCTTGGAAGCCACTTCCACCGAACAACTCAAACCCCCTCATAAGACTCGAAACTGAGCGGCCAGAAATCCTCACCCCACTCGGAGAAATGGCGGATATTGGTAACGGTATGGTAAGCGGTCTGGATAAAGCATTTGTTCTTAATCCCGATGAGCTAAGAACCCTAACACCCGAAGAGAAAAAGAGGATAATCCTGGTATACAAAGCAAAAACTCTTAACAGGGTTATTCCAGAAAAACCCCCCGTACCCTATATATATGCTAATGACATTGAAGAAGAGAGTGTGTTCAAAAGACTATGTCCGAACTTCTATGCCCACCTTCTTCCATACAAAGACAAACTTCTCGCTCGCTATAATTACGGTAGAGATATCCCCTGGTGGCACTGGGTATTCCCCAGAAACAAACACCTCTTCGAAAATCACAACGAAAAGATATTGATACCCAGCAAAGAGCGCTACGACTCCAGAGGTTACTTCAGATTTACATATATCCACGATACCGAGGACGAAAGATACTATGCTACACAGGATGTGACCGTAATAGTCCTCAAGGACGGGGTCAAAGAGAGCACTAAGTATGTCGTCGGTCTCCTCAATTCGAGTGTATATCAGGACTACATCCTCCACAAAGGTTTCTCCCGCGGCGGGGTCTATGATTTCTCAGAGAGACCACTGGCGATCATTCCAATAATACGGATCGACTTCTCGAACGAGGAGGAGGTCAGGATACACGACGAGATTGTTGCGACGGTGGAAAAGATCATCAAAACAAAGAAGCCATCAGAATACATCAGTAGAATAGACGAATGTGTAACCGAACTGATAAGAACAAAGGAGAAGATGTGA
- a CDS encoding iron-containing alcohol dehydrogenase, whose protein sequence is MFWLKTRLIEGEGSLKNLSKEVKGHERVLILASRSMKRHGFLSEAEDYVKDAGAEVFSITGLPPEPSVEVIEEFLPKVREFEPDLLVALGGGSVIDITKALKVFYNAPELNFEEIAFIDRFSKPKPVPKLRTRLIAIPSTSGAGSEVSGASVLKKGGIKYNIVTPEIAPDVAILDPRLPRTMPTEVARNSGLDVLVHGIEAYTTKVANPFSDAMAIKAIKTVYRWLPLSVKGNEEARARVHYAATMAGIAFLNARLGLCHAMSHKAAWLGPHGLLNAIFLPYVMEFNAERSDYARRRYAEIARELGFQNAKDLIEVVKELNEMLGVPKLGELVDEETFAERVEEMAEKAYRDGLIAFNPVEPKPEEIRELYLRAFLI, encoded by the coding sequence ATGTTCTGGCTGAAAACGAGACTCATCGAGGGTGAGGGCTCTCTCAAAAATCTCTCAAAGGAAGTCAAAGGCCACGAGCGCGTTCTTATCCTAGCTTCCCGTTCGATGAAGAGGCATGGCTTTTTGAGCGAGGCCGAGGACTACGTGAAGGATGCCGGAGCGGAGGTCTTCTCTATTACAGGCCTTCCACCTGAACCGAGCGTCGAGGTCATAGAGGAGTTTCTTCCCAAGGTGAGGGAGTTCGAGCCTGACCTTCTGGTTGCCCTCGGCGGGGGAAGCGTGATAGACATCACCAAAGCCCTGAAGGTCTTCTACAATGCCCCCGAGCTGAACTTCGAGGAGATAGCCTTCATAGACAGGTTTTCAAAGCCAAAACCGGTTCCTAAGCTGAGAACCAGGCTGATAGCGATACCCTCAACCAGCGGTGCCGGCAGCGAGGTCTCAGGGGCGAGCGTTCTTAAGAAAGGAGGTATCAAATACAACATCGTAACGCCGGAGATAGCGCCCGACGTGGCCATACTCGATCCCCGCCTACCAAGAACGATGCCGACGGAGGTGGCGAGAAACTCCGGCCTTGACGTCCTCGTCCACGGCATAGAGGCCTACACAACCAAGGTTGCTAACCCCTTCAGCGACGCCATGGCTATTAAAGCGATAAAGACCGTCTATCGGTGGCTTCCCCTCTCGGTCAAAGGCAACGAAGAGGCAAGGGCAAGGGTTCACTACGCGGCGACGATGGCGGGAATAGCATTCCTCAACGCGCGTCTCGGCCTATGCCACGCGATGAGCCACAAGGCGGCCTGGCTCGGTCCGCACGGACTCCTCAACGCGATATTCCTTCCCTACGTGATGGAGTTTAACGCCGAGAGAAGCGACTACGCGAGGAGGCGCTACGCGGAGATAGCGAGGGAGCTTGGCTTCCAGAATGCCAAAGACCTCATTGAAGTGGTTAAAGAACTCAACGAGATGCTCGGCGTTCCAAAGCTGGGCGAGCTGGTTGATGAGGAGACCTTCGCCGAGAGGGTCGAGGAGATGGCAGAAAAAGCCTACCGCGACGGGCTTATAGCTTTCAACCCCGTTGAGCCGAAGCCGGAAGAGATAAGGGAGCTGTACCTTAGGGCATTTCTTATCTAA